TACTCACGGTTCAGGTAAGCGAGTCCAACACTGTAGCAGAGGTTGAAGATTATTATGAATCCGATAAGTGCCACAACACCTACCCAGTACCAATATGCATCTGGAAAGAACCCTCGAGATCTTACTACTGCATGTCCAAGTGGCTCAGCTCCATTTGGTGCAATCTGTATTAATTAAGAGTAATGAGCATCCATATGCGAGAAAATTAGCTATTTGCATGTGGTTTGGAATAAAAACACTTACATGGTCCCATTTCTTCCCATCAAATTCATTCACAAGAATTGAATTCACAGAATACATTAATGGTGAGATCCAGTAACCCCAGATCCACCATTTCTTCACATCATCTGTAGCATCATGcgtaatagaaaataaataaaagtatgattgaacaagaaaaagattttttgCGATCGCAATAAAACATACTTCTCGAGAGGACAAATCCAGACAATGCAAATTGTAAAACCAGTGCAAATGCTCCAAATGTGGTAGCGACTCCCATTGTTCTCCCTGCTGCACCAATGAATCTGAACAATCCCGATGCCATCTGGTGTACTAGTACAAGAAGTAAGAATTGTTTGAACAACCTGCAAAACCATAGTCCCTtaataaacatgaaatcataaAAGACCATCAAATCATTACTCTGCCCTATCTTTTTTCTTCCTTACCTTGAAACATTAGGATCAAATCCCATGACATAGTATGTAAGAAACGTCCAAAGACCAACTTCAATAAATGTTATCGGGATTTTGAGAATCCATGTGGGAAGGGCATAAGCCCATGAAGGATAAAAAAGAAGGTCCCTTTGCTTGAAGTAGACTGGAAGCTTCAAAATCGTCAGGTTGATCTCAGCCATTCCATTAAACATAATCACAACCACTACGAAAAAGAGAGCACCAGCATACATCCCTCCATCATCCATATTATCTCGGGGCATCTCAGTACGGAAAAAGACTGTCATCATTATAAGTGCCATTACCACGAGCTGAGAAGACAGAACAGAAACAAAGAGAATTAACAATTGGCACATGGTATTGAAATGAAAAACACTTGTATATCTAATATACCAAGTAGTCAGTACCTGAAAGAGCTTGAATATGTAAACAAATGAGTTCCTTTTCATTAGTAGGAATTCTCGTTCAGCACAGACCTTCAACATTTCTTTTGTCCCTAGACCATACTTCTGAGTAGACAAAGCAGCAGGGTGGCTTTTGGTCTTGTCATATGGAGTTGCAAGCTCATCTGCGAGTTTCTTTCCAACATGGAAAGACTCATATGCCTCAGCAAATTCTTTTGATGTGATAAACCTATAAGCCTCATCCCTCTTAGCCCAATATTGTTGTTGATCCTTCTTTGATGTTACCTGcaatacataatttaaaatttcattcttgtaTGTCTAAGACATAGTTGACTACATAGAAGTTTGGTACACCTTACAGATTAAGCATTTAAGTTGGTCACACACTTCAAAATAGTATCATATTAGACAAAGGGTTGGTTTAAGTCTCATGACCACCCATGAAAAAGAACCAGAACAGTACGTGAGGGGACACATGATATAATTAACTAAACATAATAGTGCACTCTCTGACAGTTCAAATTCTTAGATGAGAGATGATTACCTACTTCAACGCCATAATCTATGTTGGTAATATTTTATTGTAAGACATACCTCTTGCAAGAAATCTGCCACACCTTTCCTTTCGGGGCATTTGAATCCCATGGATTCAAAGAAGTCAAGAACGGCTTCCCGAGGACCCTGATAGACAATGCGTCCATCTGACAACAGAATGATGTCATCAAATAAGTTGTAAGTCTCTGGGGCTGGCTGCAACAGAGATATCACAGCAGTTCCATTCAAGAGCTGCACCGATTGTCTTAGTGAATTAACAATGGAGAAAGTAGTTGAACTGTCCAATCCAGTAGAGATTTCATCCATGAAAAGCGCCTTTGATGGTCCAACAAGCATTTCACCCGTCGTTACACGTTTCTTTTGCCCCCCTGAAATACCCCTTAACATTTCATCTCCCACCATAGTATCAGCACAGACATCCAGACCCAAAATCTGCAAATGGAAGTCAAATTACTATACTGGAAGATAACGATATGCAACATCCATAAGACAGGTTATCTGCTACAACAAGTTAAAAGCACTATATACATTAAATCCTTATTATGCAAAATATTGAATTGTAAATGTTACCTTAAGAACATAATCGGTAACAACATTCGCTTCCTGTCCTTTTGTTACTGAAGCCTACATTTcccaaaaacaataaaaactttaaattataaatttactaaaagaTTTAGTATTATTCCCTCTCATGTCTTTCTGTTGTATTCTTACCTTCATGTAGATATCAACATCATGATCTGGTTTGATATTAGCTGCTTTCTCTCTTCTTGATAGTTCAGCCAACATCTCTATATAAGTTTtcaggaaaaataataattaacaaatgaatatctaatttttcactgcaaaataaaaaataaaatttacttataaaaaatacatttaaagtTTGTTAGGTACAATGTAATAGAGAAAGTAATATATGTACTGGTCATGACATCATTTAATCCTCTATTTGGTAGGATTTTCAACCTATGTATAAGCTACTACACACCTTATTCAGTGTTATAGGATGTATAACTTCTTCATAGCAAACCATGGTATTAGCAATATAAGGGttattaatacatgaataaacATGGTTAAAGACAGCACCGTTCTTAATACACCAAACCAAACAGTGGAACAGAAATAATCTTAATATAACTAATTCACTTTGTTCAGTACTATCCgtatacactctaccaaacaaTTCTTcattataagaaaaaagaagaagaaaacactAACCATATCTAGGTCCAACTCCTTGGCATCTTGCAGAAAATTCCAAAGTTTCCCTTACAGTCATCTCTCCAATATGCAAGTCATATTGGCTGATATAGACAGCTGTTTTTTGTGGAACAAATTCATGTAGTTCATGTCCATTATAGGTCACATTTCCAGTAACCTGATTTCCCAAAAAAGAGGGAGAACATTTTTAaaacaatcatatatataaaagggcTCTATTCCTATGAATTGACAGTGTAAATTTCTTTAGTATCAAGCTATGTTGCTCGAATTCTTAATATAAGTCGATAGGTGTGTGTGGATACTTGGAAAGTAGTGCATATTCGAGGGATCAAACATGGGTTCGACACCATTTTTGCAGAGTCCGGGCAACATAGGTATCAAGTCACTTTAGAGGTAATTAAAGGCTATGTTGCTCCGATTCTCCAATATGGAGACGTAACTCGTACCAATGTTGGATCCTCTATTGTTGAAGTGTGTGACTATCTCACACAAAAATGATGGAAAATATACATAGTATATTCGATTAGGAAAATACTAAATTTGCCCCTATACTTTGCGTAGGACCTTTGTTCTGTTAGGATGGAAGGGTAATATGTGATTCATAGGCGAATGATACATGCATATTTATTCGAAAACTTAGACGAGGGGTAAATACAAACAATTTCCATATAACCAATTTCACAAAGTATGGGGGCAAATTTAGTCTTTTTCCCATTATCTATGATATATTTGGAATTGAAAATCTCACCTTCAGAGTAGAATCAAGTTTTCCGGCCAAAGCTAATAACAAAGTCGTCTTTCCAGAACTTGGAGGTCCCAAAAGCAGTGTCATTCTGGAAGGCTTAATCATACCACTTACATGTTTGAGAATTGTGATTTGCCTCTTTCTACTTGGAAGTATGTGAATAGAATTCAAGAATGACTTTGGAGcaaaaaattggaaagaaaaaaaaaggataagttagtttcaattagaaaaaaaaaatgaaaaaaggcaGCTAGCTGCACAAAGAATCCCGCATTAGCAGGGTTCGAGGGAAGGTCGCACCCCTAGGGGTGCGATGCACATAGTCTTGCATTATCCTAATGTAAGGATTAGTGACTGTTTCCACGACTCGAACCCGTGACCTATAGGTCACACGGAAACAACTTTAGTGTTGCTCCAAGAGTCACCtccttattttcaattaaaagaaatggagttattaaaatattctttttttctttcttatatgTACCTCAACGAAGTTGGTCATGAAGTTGATAAAAGTAGGCAAAGCTCTGCTTCCTACATATGCGTCTGCATCAATGTTTACATGCTCATATCTCACCTCTATTGATGGCAAATCAATCCCAActctgaaaatttttaaaagagaaGTTAAATACAGAAAATAGAAAAGGGATactcaaaatatttagaaaagaaagaagagaaaaggccAAAACTTTGATGCACTAAGTTCTCACTATCCCCAGGTCTGAGGAAGGGCCAAGGTCGGAGCCACAATTGTAGGTAACTTTGACTCAAATCATTTTTGTGcttaaaatttcatttaatatgtaaaaataatctATTCAGAACCCAATAAGTAAAACGAAATGTGGTTCAGAACTCATAAACTAAAATTTCTAGCTCCGCCTCTTGAAAGGCATCACCATCTGGTTCATTGTACGCGGCTATATCTTGTGTTTCTGCAATAGGCTGTTATCATGGATTAAGCCTCGACCTCTGGACACATGGTCACAACTCTTATATGCAAGGGGTCAGGAAAGGGTCGAACCACATTAGATCCATTGTATGCAGTCTTACATTGCAACTCTATAAGAGGCTTTTTTCACAACTTGAACCTGTGACCTTCTGGTCGCACAACACCAACTCTTATGTTGCGCCAAGATTTCCcaaaatgaaaaacaaactatatataaatgaatagTTAAAATTATCTCACTTACGTCTCAATTCTGTTCTTGAGTTTCAACAAGAACTTCTCATTATCTTCATCAGCAACCTTCACAAGCCTATCAAGCAAATTCTTCCTTTCTTGATGTCCAATATCATTTGTATCGACTTCAGCAGCAGCTTCACCTTCTTTTCCAAACAATAAACCTTTTCTCATCCGATCAAACGTAGGCAATTTTTCCAATGCAGCCCATTTAAGAGCCTCTTCATCATCCTCATCTCTTGCTGAACGCGAAAATATCGAGTTGCTAGAATCTGCCCTCAAACTTCCCCTCATACTACCTCTAAAATTGTTAAGATTCGCTGGCTCCATCATCAACCAATGTCCACTTGATCAATCAACAGActtatcttctatttttttagttCTCCTCAACTCTAAGCAGAACTCGTAAACTATGCAAATGATATCTTCTCGTCGTacctaaaaacaaaaaaattgtttccaATACTTGAAACTTGTCCAAATGAATATAACTAGAGTATTCGAAGATaacccaaatttttttttcttaaacttttttatttttttattttatttttggtgctCTTTCACTTGTATGATGATATGGttataaagaacaaaataatatttggtGCCAATTAGATTCCAAGGCAGAGCACTCATATAGCAGCAAACTCAGGATATATTAACGCAAACGTAATGTTTTTCTTCAACTAGTTTTTATGTGAATATTTTGACTTTCTAGATATTAAGGGAAATCTAGAATACTCAAAAGGCACcaataaatcaaatcaatatcCAATGCTATAATATGAATGGCAGATAAAGCACAGTGCATGAAGTAAAATTGatggtatatatatttttcacttataatttaaaattattactaaTTATTCCTACAGAAAAACTTGGAATTTAGTAAGCAAACAGTCAACAATTTATTACCTGTTACAGAATCAGTACAGCTGATTTGTAGGGATTTGAATATATAGTTTAGTTTATGGGTCTCTCTCAACGAGTGACTGTTTTGCTTCACCGCCACAGAGGAAGGAGACGGAACAGTTTTTCCGGTCGGTAATAACATCTCCGGTGACTGTGAAAAAACTGTGTGGTACTTCACGCGCCGGCGCGTGCTCCGATGAAACCGATTCCGGTGGTATCTCCGGAGTGGCTCTGTAAAATCCGGCTACTTTGGTGGAATTTGAAATGTACAGCGGTTGTGATGGGTCTCCGAGCATTTTGGTTGATCAATTTGGATATGGTGAAGATGGAAATCAATTCTACTGGTTTGAGCTAAAATCAATTTTGAGTATTATTTCATGCAAATTTATACACAAGACTTTAGAtagtacaaatttaaatatttttattagtgcataattaaaattgaactatataatatatttatatcttataatttttaatatttttaattaaagatatgTTTAATGAGTTATATATTTTTGAGTCTGATTTTTTGTTTGATCTAGTACTGTATCTCCTTTTTTTAAGTACATTATCGATtggaataaattatttttttttaatctttattgaAGAAGTTTTGTTCtgtgtttttaaaatattctttaattaaattgtgAGTTATGTTGATTTGTAAAATGTAGTCATATTTCATTATCTAGGATAAACAAGTGGATTGAGTCACTGTGGagaatttacttatttttgtgttatttgtgTTGAATTTAATTTAGACTCAAttcaatatttatgtattttaagaaGTGATGATGCCTTTGCATTGAAGTGTGTTTTTTCTAGGTTACTTTCACATTCAAAATGTGTAGAGGTGTTATTCTAATGAACTTGAAAAAGATGATAGTATCTGTGGAGggaaaagtaaaaagaaaataaattcaaacaagGATTAAATCCCTtgtatattttcattcattaataaACGAACAAATTATTTGATTGTCAACAAAACTTGGAAATAAGGAGGAAACCAGaaaatgtgtgtatatatataaacaatctTAACAAAGTGAACTGTACATAGAGTTATGtgtcttcttctttctctcaGGTTGTTAGAAAGTGAACACTCTTTTATCTTTTCTGGAAGTTGAATGCCTTAATGGCATATGCAAACAAGAAGGCGAAAACAGCAGGCCATACGACGATAACTGCTGCAACGACTCCTAGAAAATCATGCTCAAATCCAAAATAACGCCCCAAGAATTGTTCAACATTTTCATCATTGCTAATCATAGTTTGGAGGTCTCCGAATTGTGATGCAACGAGACCATACAAGGTCCACGCGACAGGGCAAAGCCAATAGTACCATCTCCACCATATTGGAATACGCTGTTTTTAGCAAAACAGACACAAATATAACAGATATAGTTTAGTTTAGAAGgataaaaagaaagatggaaatgaAGGATTTTCAAAAACTTACAGGTCGGGGAACGATGAATCCTGAGAAGAGATTCCATACTGCATAGAAGAAGGCTGCTACTATAGAAGCAACGTTTTGATTCGGGGAAATAGCCACAGTCATCATGCCATAGAAGGTGAAGTACAAGAGAGTGAAGTACATGATGAATAAGTACCAAAAGAACTTGGCAACAGTCCATTCGAATCCAATCATTGCATACACAATTATACCATAGAAAGCTGCTTGTACAAATACATAAGGTATTTCAACGATAACCTGTCCAAAGGCATAAGGTAAAGCAGAATACATTCCAGCAGCTCTTTCTCTGTAAAATACAGTACGCTCAACGGCTACAACAGGCTGGACTGATGATGAATTTTGTACACCAAGGAAGAGAGTTGCAGCATACATAGATCCCATGGCATTAAAAAGATCCTGGCTCTGACTCCTGTGATCAATAAATACCGAAAAGTTCAGggaaaaaattacttttttttcaagtttatatttacttattgtGATTTTACTTACACTCTGCTACCAAGATCCCAGAACAATGTGCCAAAGACAAGAGCTAGGATGACTGTGAAGATGAATCTAACTGCTGTGTAAGATGGATTACGCCAGTATGACAAATGTTGCTTCCAGAGACATGCCATACATTGAGTCCAGAAAGGCTGTGAAAATTGAGTTTCAAAATGCAGATCCTTCGTACCAGGACGAGGCATACTTAATTCAGAAATTAAGGCTTTGTTCCTCTTGTAGAGGTCTGATTTCTTGTACAAATCAGTAAAGTCAACTCCTAACATCATTTCTTGAGATGCGGCTGTGACTTCTAACATCCAAGTTGCTGGATTGTAAGCCTCTTTAATCTTACTAACTCCAGGCAATGACTGAAATCAACACGAAACTAAAATTAGTATTAGATTATACAAACTAGGAAAAAGAAAACACATATTTTTCTCATTACAATGACAGCAGCAATTACCTCAAAGTATTTGATCAAATGACAAGAATGGCGACCCAGAGGACCAACATATATCTCCTGGCCTCCTCGTTTCATTAAAAATAGCTGCAAAGCCAAGTTCCACGTTTAGTATCAGGTGGCTAAGAGAAAGAGGTAACAAATATTAGCTTATTGTGTTGGAAGGTTAATAGGCTCACCTCATCAAAGGCTTCAAATATGTCAATGCTAGGCTGATGAATGGTACAGACTACGGTTCTTCCTGTATCGACAGTGTTCCTAACAGCTCTCATTACAATGGCAGCAGCTCTTGCATCCAACCCTGAAGTTGGTTCATCCATGAAAATGATAGAGGGGTTTGCTACCAGTTCAACTGCAATGGTCAGCCTTTTGCGTTGCTCCGTTgatagaccattgactccaggCAATCCAACTAAGGCTGATCTCAAGGGAGTTAGCTCCACGAGTTCCATAACTTCCTCAACAAACATCTGCAGAGAGGTGATATATCAATTATTCAATTGCCCAGCCTATGTTTCGTTAATTTGTTTGACCAATTTTATGGAGATAGGATTTAGGGGAGCTGACCTTTCTCTTGTTTTTGTCAACATCTTGAGGTAAACGCAACCAAGCTGAGTAAACCAATGACTCATAAACTGTAATATAAGGCGAATGGATGTCATTCTGCTCACAATATCCAGAAATGCGTGCAAACGTTTCTTGCTTCTTCGGATACCCAGAAATCTTGATGTCACCATCAATATATCCACCTGTTTTTCTACCGGCCAACACATCCATCAATGTTGTTTTACCAGCTCCACTAACGCCCATCAAAGCTGTGAGAACACCTGGCCTGAAAGCTCCACTTACACCTTTCAGAAGTACCAATCTATCTTCAGTGGAACCTTGGTCTTTTATTTCCTGCAATTCATTCAAAATTGTTGAGTCAGTTGTTCATACATTACGAGTCACAAATATTATTCATGAAAAGTTCTGGAGAGTTACTTGAGGCATGTCAACGGAGTATACAACATTATCAAAAGTGATGGAATGTGGTTCAAATGGAAGAACCATTCCCCTCTTCTTGTCTTGACTATCAGTTTCACTTTCCTCAATGAGTCTAACATTCTCACTGTCTTCTGATATTATAGCTTGTGGCTTACCAAAAGCTGAAGATGTTTAAGAAATATGGTGTTAGACCGTAGTATATGTCATCATTcattttatgttcttttcaAGGGGAATTTAAAGGCATCAGAGATACTCACGGTTCAGGTAAGCGAGTCCAATACTGTAGCAGAGGTTGAAGATTATTATGTATCCGATAAGTGCCCCAACACCTATCCAGTACCAATATGCATCTGGAAAGAACCCTCGAGATCTTACTACAGCATGTCCAAGTGGTTCAGCTCCATTTGGCACAATCTGTTTAAATTAAGAGTGGATATGAGCTATTTGCATGTGGTTTGGAATAAAATACAACAATTTAGCTATTTGCATGTGGTTCGGTATAAAAACACTTACATGGTCCCATTTCTTCCCATCAAATTCATTCACAAGAATTGAATTCACAGAATACATTAATGGTGAGATCCAGTAACCCCATATCCACCATTTCTTCACATCATCTGTAGCATCATGcaaaaaagaacataaataaaagtatgactgaacaagaaaaatattttttgtgaacATAATAAAACATACTTCTCGAGAGAACAAATCCAGACAATGCAAATTGCAAAACCAGTGCAAATGCTCCAAATGTGGTAGCGACTCCCATTGTTCTCCCCGCTGCACCAATGAATCTGAACAATCCCGATGCCATCTGGTGTACTAGTACGAGAAGCAAGAATTGTTTGAACAATCTGCAAAGCCATAGTCGCTTAATAATCATGAAATTATATGAAGGCCATCTAATTATTACTCTGAACAATCTTTTTTGCTTCTCTTACCTTGAAACATTTGGATCGAATCCCATGACATAATATGTAAGAAATGTCCAAAGACCAACTTCAATAAATGTTATTGGGATTTTGAGGATCCATGTCGGAAGGGCATAAGCCCATGAAGGATAAAAAAGAAGGTCCCTTTGCTTGAAGTAGACTGGAAGCTTTAAAATCGTCAGGTTGATCTCAGCCATTCCATTAAACATAATCACAACGACTACGAAAAAGAGAGCACCAGCATACATCCCTCCATCATCCATATCATCTCGGGGCATCTCAGTACGGAAAAAGACGGTCATCATTATAAATGCCATTACCATGAGCTGAGAAAACAGAACAGAAACAAAGGTTATTTGTAATTGCCACATGGTCATGAAATGGAAAACACTTTTATATTTCTAATAGACTAAGTAGTAAGTACCTGAAAGAGCTTGAATATGTAAACAAATGAGTTCCTCTTCATTAGTAAGAATTCTCGTTCAGCGCAGACATTCAACAGTTCTTTCGTCCCTATACCATACTTCTGAGTAGACAAAGCAGCAGGGTGACTTTTGGTCTTGTCATATGGAGTTGTAAGCTCATCGGCGAGTTCCTTCCCAACATGGAAAGACTGATATGCCTCAGCAAATTCTTTTGATGTTATAAACCTATAAGGCTTATCCTTCTTAGCCCAATATTGTTGTTGATCCTTCTTTGATGTTACCtgcaagaaataatttaaacttCATTCTTGTATGTCTAAGACATAGTTAACTACATAAAAGTCTGGTATATCTAACAGATTAAGCTGTTAAGGTGGTCACACACTTCAACATAGTATCGTAATAGGTCGTTGGTTAAGTTTCATTACccttcatgaaaaataattagagTGGTACATGAAGAGACACATTGAAGACATAATGAACTATATTGTAAGACACAGTTCAAGACAACATCATAAACTTTGCAGGTTATACTCTATTGTAAGACATACCTCTTGCAAAAAATCTGCCACGCCTTTCCTCTCGGGGCACTTGAATCCCATGGATTCAAAGAAGTCAAGAACATCTTCCCGGGGGCCCTGATAGACAATGCATGCATCTGACAGCAGAATTATGTCATCAAACAAGTTGTAAGTCTCAGGGGCTGGCTGTAACAGAGATATCACAGCAGTTCCCTTCAAGAGCTGCACCAATTGTCTTAACGAATTGACAATGGAGAAAGTAGTTGAACTGTCCAATCCAGTTGAGATTTCATCCATGAAAAGCGCCTTTGATGGTCCAACAAGCATTTCACCCGTCGTTACACGTTTCTTTTGCCCCCCTGAAATACCCCTTAACATTTCATCTCCCACCATAGTATCAGCACATACATCCAGTCCCAA
This DNA window, taken from Solanum lycopersicum chromosome 5, SLM_r2.1, encodes the following:
- the LOC101260938 gene encoding pleiotropic drug resistance protein 1-like isoform X2 — translated: MIKPSRMTLLLGPPSSGKTTLLLALAGKLDPTLKVTGKVTYNGHELHEFVPQKTAVYISQYDLHIGEMTVRETLEFSARCQGVGPRYEMLAELSRREKAANIKPDHDIDIYMKASVTKGQEANIVTDYVLKILGLDVCADTMVGDEMLRGISGGQKKRVTTGEMLVGPSKALFMDEISTGLDSSTTFSIVNSLRQLVQLLKGTAVISLLQPAPETYNLFDDIILLSDACIVYQGPREDVLDFFESMGFKCPERKGVADFLQEVTSKKDQQQYWAKKDKPYRFITSKEFAEAYQSFHVGKELADELTTPYDKTKSHPAALSTQKYGIGTKELLNVCAEREFLLMKRNSFVYIFKLFQLMVMAFIMMTVFFRTEMPRDDMDDGGMYAGALFFVVVVIMFNGMAEINLTILKLPVYFKQRDLLFYPSWAYALPTWILKIPITFIEVGLWTFLTYYVMGFDPNVSRLFKQFLLLVLVHQMASGLFRFIGAAGRTMGVATTFGAFALVLQFALSGFVLSRNDVKKWWIWGYWISPLMYSVNSILVNEFDGKKWDHIVPNGAEPLGHAVVRSRGFFPDAYWYWIGVGALIGYIIIFNLCYSIGLAYLNPFGKPQAIISEDSENVRLIEESETDSQDKKRGMVLPFEPHSITFDNVVYSVDMPQEIKDQGSTEDRLVLLKGVSGAFRPGVLTALMGVSGAGKTTLMDVLAGRKTGGYIDGDIKISGYPKKQETFARISGYCEQNDIHSPYITVYESLVYSAWLRLPQDVDKNKRKMFVEEVMELVELTPLRSALVGLPGVNGLSTEQRKRLTIAVELVANPSIIFMDEPTSGLDARAAAIVMRAVRNTVDTGRTVVCTIHQPSIDIFEAFDELFLMKRGGQEIYVGPLGRHSCHLIKYFESLPGVSKIKEAYNPATWMLEVTAASQEMMLGVDFTDLYKKSDLYKRNKALISELSMPRPGTKDLHFETQFSQPFWTQCMACLWKQHLSYWRNPSYTAVRFIFTVILALVFGTLFWDLGSRVSQSQDLFNAMGSMYAATLFLGVQNSSSVQPVVAVERTVFYRERAAGMYSALPYAFGQVIVEIPYVFVQAAFYGIIVYAMIGFEWTVAKFFWYLFIMYFTLLYFTFYGMMTVAISPNQNVASIVAAFFYAVWNLFSGFIVPRPRIPIWWRWYYWLCPVAWTLYGLVASQFGDLQTMISNDENVEQFLGRYFGFEHDFLGVVAAVIVVWPAVFAFLFAYAIKAFNFQKR
- the LOC101260938 gene encoding pleiotropic drug resistance protein 1-like isoform X1, with translation MEPANLNNFRGSLRASMRADSSRSVFSRSARDEDDEEALKWAALEKLPTFDRMRKGLLFGKEGESATEVDTNDIGHQERKNLLDRLVKVADEDNEKFLLKLKDRIQTVGIDLPSIEVRYEHLNIVADAYVGSRALPTFINFMTNFVETFLNTIHILPSRKRQITILKDVSGMIKPSRMTLLLGPPSSGKTTLLLALAGKLDPTLKVTGKVTYNGHELHEFVPQKTAVYISQYDLHIGEMTVRETLEFSARCQGVGPRYEMLAELSRREKAANIKPDHDIDIYMKASVTKGQEANIVTDYVLKILGLDVCADTMVGDEMLRGISGGQKKRVTTGEMLVGPSKALFMDEISTGLDSSTTFSIVNSLRQLVQLLKGTAVISLLQPAPETYNLFDDIILLSDACIVYQGPREDVLDFFESMGFKCPERKGVADFLQEVTSKKDQQQYWAKKDKPYRFITSKEFAEAYQSFHVGKELADELTTPYDKTKSHPAALSTQKYGIGTKELLNVCAEREFLLMKRNSFVYIFKLFQLMVMAFIMMTVFFRTEMPRDDMDDGGMYAGALFFVVVVIMFNGMAEINLTILKLPVYFKQRDLLFYPSWAYALPTWILKIPITFIEVGLWTFLTYYVMGFDPNVSRLFKQFLLLVLVHQMASGLFRFIGAAGRTMGVATTFGAFALVLQFALSGFVLSRNDVKKWWIWGYWISPLMYSVNSILVNEFDGKKWDHIVPNGAEPLGHAVVRSRGFFPDAYWYWIGVGALIGYIIIFNLCYSIGLAYLNPFGKPQAIISEDSENVRLIEESETDSQDKKRGMVLPFEPHSITFDNVVYSVDMPQEIKDQGSTEDRLVLLKGVSGAFRPGVLTALMGVSGAGKTTLMDVLAGRKTGGYIDGDIKISGYPKKQETFARISGYCEQNDIHSPYITVYESLVYSAWLRLPQDVDKNKRKMFVEEVMELVELTPLRSALVGLPGVNGLSTEQRKRLTIAVELVANPSIIFMDEPTSGLDARAAAIVMRAVRNTVDTGRTVVCTIHQPSIDIFEAFDELFLMKRGGQEIYVGPLGRHSCHLIKYFESLPGVSKIKEAYNPATWMLEVTAASQEMMLGVDFTDLYKKSDLYKRNKALISELSMPRPGTKDLHFETQFSQPFWTQCMACLWKQHLSYWRNPSYTAVRFIFTVILALVFGTLFWDLGSRVSQSQDLFNAMGSMYAATLFLGVQNSSSVQPVVAVERTVFYRERAAGMYSALPYAFGQVIVEIPYVFVQAAFYGIIVYAMIGFEWTVAKFFWYLFIMYFTLLYFTFYGMMTVAISPNQNVASIVAAFFYAVWNLFSGFIVPRPRIPIWWRWYYWLCPVAWTLYGLVASQFGDLQTMISNDENVEQFLGRYFGFEHDFLGVVAAVIVVWPAVFAFLFAYAIKAFNFQKR